Within the Streptomyces sp. NBC_00353 genome, the region GCGGCGCGGCGGTGACCGCGCGCGGCGGCCTGCCGGTACCACTGCTCGGCCTCACCGATGCGCCCGGCGGCAGGACCCGCCACGGGTCCGTCGTCCTTGCGCCCGCCCGCACGGCCCTCCTTGCGCGCACCGGTTCCGGTTCCGGTGCCGTCGGCGGCGCCACTGCGCGCAGGCAGGCCCGCCCCCAGCCCGGCGTCCGCCCCCGGGCGGCCGAACGCGTCGTGCGGGTCGTCGGCAGCCTTGCTCTCCAGGGTGCGTGCCAGGCGGTACGCGGCCTCTCGGTGCCCCTGCTCGGCGGCAGCGCGCAGCCAGCGCTCGGCGCCGACGTCGCTGCGGTGTTCCAGCAGGTCGGCGAGGGCGTACGCGCCCAGCGCATGGCCCTGCTCGGCGGACTGGCGCAGCCAGTACTCGGCGCCCGGCTCGTCGCCACGCTCGCGGTAGTGGCGGCCCAGCGCGTGGGCCGCGGCGGCGGAACCGGCGACGGCGGCGATACGCCACCAGCCGGCCGCCTCGTCGGCGTAGCCGCGCTGGTGCAGGAGGACGCCCAGGTTGTTGGCGGCAGCCCGGTCGCCGTCGGCGGTGGCCGCACGCAGATAGGGCTCGGCGCCGTTCAGATCGCCTCGGCGCAGCAGCAGCGCACCGAGGACGCTCATCGATGCGGTGTCTCCGGCGTCGGCGGCACGACGGTGCCGCGCCTCGCTCTCGGCGGTCTCCGTGCTCTCGGTGTTCTCGATGCCCTGAGTGCTCTCGGCGCTGTGGGACGGCTCCGCGCCCCCGGCGGTCCCACCGTCCTCGCAGGCCTGGACGGCCTCGGCGTCATCCGCGGCATGGGCGGCAAAAGCCGCATCTACCGTGTTTCCCATCTCATGGACGCGCCGCTGCACAAACCGCCCTGTCTCCAACAGAGTTGCCCTGTCCCCCATAAATACCATCGTCCCACCACCTGCAACCCGCGTACACCTGGTATCTCGCGGCCAGTGAGGTCACTTCAGCGTTTTGTCGACATGCCCACAGAGAGATAAGTCAAACACGTTCGGAGCCAACTCGTGCCCCGCGAACCGCACTTCAGGCCCTTTGTGCGAGAAAGTCTCCGCAACACGACGAAGGTCCGGATCCTCGAAAGGATCCGGACCTTCATCTTTTCAGTAGCGGGGACAGGATTTGAACCTGCGACCTCTGGGTTATGAGCCCAGCGAGCTACCGAGCTGCTCCACCCCGCGTCGTTGTGTTCAAACCGTACCACGATGCGAGGGTGGTGCTTTACCCGTTACTACCGGCCGCCGTTCAGCTGCGCTTCTCCGTCTTGGGCTGGGCCGCAGCCGCACGCCGCAGCGCGTCCTCCAGATCCGCCTGGGCCTTGCCGTAGGCGGTCCAGTCCTGCTTCTTCAGGGCTGCCTCGCCTTCGGTGTAGGCCTTCTGCGCATCCGCGATCGCCTGCTTCAGTGCGGCGTCACCGGTGGCCGGTGGCTTCGTGCCCGGTGGCCGGGTGGTCTCCGCCGGCGGCTGGCTGGTGCCGGTTTCCTCCACTCCGAAGACCGCGTTGAGTGCCTCCCCGAGGCTGTTCTCGAAGACGGTCTTCGAACCGTACGAGGCGGCGACCTTGCGCAGCAGCGGATAGTTCTGCGTGCCACCGCGCGTGTACACCGGCTCGACGTACAGGAAGCCGCCGTCGAGCGGCACGGTCAGCAGGTTGCCGTACTCGATGTCGGAATCGGTGCCCTTGAGGTTCCTCACGAACTCGGCGACATCGTCGTTGCCGTTGAGCTCGCTCTGTACCTGGCCGGGTCCCTTCACCGTCGTGGTGACTCTCAACAGCCTTATCGTGCCGTAGTCCTTGCTGGCCGCATCCGCGTCCACCGCCATGAACGCCCCGAGGTCGGGCCGCCCCTTCGGAGTGAAGGTGGTGGTCAGCGAGAACTTCTGGGCCGTCTGGTCGGGCATCTTTATGCTCAGGTAGTACGGCGGGACGGCGCCGGACTCCTTGTTGGTCGGGTCGTCCGGGACCTGCCACGCGTCACTGCCGCTGTAGAACTGTGCGGGGTTGGTGACGTGGTAGCGGGTGAGCAGCTCGCGCTGCACCTTGAACAGGTCCTGCGGGTACCGCAGGTGGTCCATCAGGTCCTTGGGGATGTCGGCCCGCGGCTCCACCGTCCCCGGGAACGCCTTGCGCCAGGTCTTGAGGACCGGGTCCTTGGTGTCCCACTCGTACAGCCTGACCTTGCCGTCGTACGCGTCGACGGTGGCCTTCACCGAGTTGCGGATGTAGTTGACCTGGTTCTGCTGGGCGACGACCGCACGCTGGTTGGTGGTGAGCGAGTCGGCCGTGGTGTCACCGAGCGTCGTACGCGAGGCGTACGGGTACCCGTTGGTGGTGGTGTACGCGTCGACGACCCACTGGATGCGGTGGTTCACCACGGCCGGATAGGCGTCGCCGTCGATGGTCAGCCATGGGGCGACCGCTTCGACTCGCTCCTTGGGCGTGCGGTTGTAGAGAATCCGCGAGCCGTTGCCGATGGCCCCCGAGTAGAGGATCTGCGGCTCACTGAACGACACCGCGTACGCGGCGCGGTTGAAGGCGCTGCCGAGACTGACCCCGCTGTTGCCCTCGTAGCTGGTGGTCTTCTCGCCGTCCTCCTCGTAGTCGAGCTCCTTCTGGGGCCCGCCGACGATGGAGTACTGCTCGGTCTTCTCGCCGTAGTAGATCTGCTGCTCGTACGAGCCGAGCTGGCCGGTGGTCGGCAGACCGGACTCGGTGAAGTCCGGGGAGCCCTTCGGGTTCGTGCCCGTCGTGGTGCCCCGGGCGGCGATGGCGCCGTAGCCGTGGGTGTACGTGAAGTGGTCGTTGATCCAGTTGCGCTTGGGGATGCCCTCCAGATTGAGCTCGCGCAGACCGATGACCGTGTCCTGGTCCTTGCCGGCGGCGTCCTTGTAGCGGTCGACGTCCAGCGTCTTGGGGAACTGGTAGTAGTTCCTCTTCTGCTGGAGCTGCTGGAAGGCCGGGGAGACGACGTTGGGGTCCATCACCCGGTAGCTCGCCGCTTCGTCCGCACTGGCACGGAGCTTCGCGTCGTCGGTCGTGGTGCTCTTGCCCGTGTAGTCGTCCACCTGGGCGTCATCGATGTCGTACGCGTCACGCGTCGCCTCGATGTTCTTCCGGATGAACGGGGCTTCCTTGGCCTGCTCGTTCGGCTGGACCTGGAACTTCTGCACGATCGCCGGGTACAGCCCGCCGATCAGGATCGCGGAGAGCACCATCAGGCCGAAACCGATCACCGGGAGCTGCCAGGTGCGGCGCCACAGCGTCGCGAAGAACAGCACGGCGCAGATCGCGGCGATGCAGAACAGGATCGTCTTCGCCGGCAGGTAGGCGTTGGCATCGACGTAGCGCAGGCCCGTCCAGTTGTCCGTCGCCTTGAAGTCACTGGACTTCACGGCGAGGCCGTACCGGTCGAGCCAGTAGGCCACGGCCTTCAGCGAGACGAAGACGCCGAGCAGCACCGACAGGTGGCCGGTGGCCGCGCCGGTCGCCCGCGCGCCGGGGCTGGTGATGCGGAGCCCGCCGTACAGGTAGTGGGTCAGGGCGGCGGCGATCAGCGAGAGCACCGTGGCCGCGAAGCCGAAGCCCAGCAGGAAGCGGTACCACGGCAGGTCGAAGGCGTAGAAGGACACGTCCAGGTGGAACTGGGGGTCCTTCTGCCCGAACGACACGCCGTTCACGTACATCAGCCACGTACGCCACTGGCCCGAGGCGGACGCTCCGGCGATCAGCCCGACGAGCGCGGTGATCGCGAGCAGCACCCACCTCTTGTACGGGGCCACACTCATCCGGTAGCGGTCCAGGCTCTGCTGCTCCATCGACATCGCGCTCAGCGGCGGCCGGAGCCGGTGCGCGAGCCAGATGTTCACGCCGACGGCGATCGCCATCAGCAGTCCGAAGACGAGGAACAGCCCGATCTTGGTCCACAGGGTGGTGGCGAAGACGGACGAATACGCGACCGACCGGTACCAGAGCCAGTCCGTCCAGAACCCGGCGAACATGACGAACACCATGGCGAGAATCGCCAGGACGCCCAGTGTCATGAGCAGGGTACGGGCGCGCCGGGACGGGCGGCCGACTCTGATCCGTGGCCCGGTCGGGCCCCCGCCGCGGTCCGGCATCTGGAAAGCCAACGTGCGCCCCTCGAAGTTCGCGGTCGTGTGAAGCAGGCCCAGCGATCGTAGAGCCCACCTATGCAACTTACTGAGGCTTTACCTAGTTCCCGTTCCCGGGGCGGAAGGAGGGAGGATGTTGAGCATGTCCAACGTTTCCCCCTCAGGCCCCCCGATGGCCGCGAGCCCCCTCACTGTCGCCGTGCTCGAGATCGACGAGTACGCCTCCGGCCTCGGCTGGGACCAGCCGGCCCGGCTCTTCGCGCTCGTCGACACCGCCAAGCTGCGGGTCCAGGAGCCCGGCCTCGCCGCCCAGCTCGGTCTCGACAGCTCCGATTCGACCACCGCCGCACTCACCCCCATCGAGCAGGAGGAGCTTCCCCCCGGAAAGGCGCTGGACGAGTTCCTCGCCACGATCGCCTGGCCCGACGCGGTCGCCGGCTGCGCCATGACGGTGGAGCGCCTGATGCTGCCGCCGTCCGCCGAGTCCTCCGTACCGGAGGGGCTCAGTGACGCCCAGCTGACCAAGTGGGTCGCCAAGCACCCCGACCGGCAGGAGGTGCGGATGACCGTGGCCGTCCTGCGCAACGGTGCGCGGGAGTCGGCCGTACGGCTCCGGGAGAAGGACTCCCCGACCGAGGTGCTGACCGGCGCCGGCCTGGTGCCGGGGCTGGCCGAGGCGCTGGCCGCCACGTTCGAGTCCTGACCGCAGCGGGCGGTACCGCCCGCTCCCCCGCCAGGGGCGGCGCGGTCAGCCTGCCGAGCAGCTCGGCAGGCCGGCCGTGTCGCCCACGCGGATCTTCTCCAGCGACTTCTTCGCGTCGTCGATCGTCTTCACCTTGACCAGGGTGAGCCCGCTGGGGGTGTCGGAGGCGGCGGCCTTGCAGTTGTCGCCCGGCGTCAGGAAGTACCTGGCGCCCGCGTCGCGCGCGCCGACCAGCTTCATGTTGATGCCGCCGATCGGGCCGACCTTGCCCTGGTCGTCGATGGTGCCGGTGCCCGCGATGAACTTGCCGCCGGTCAGCTGACCGGGCGTGAGCTTGTCGACGATGCCGAGGGAGAACATCAGGCCCGCGCTCGGGCCGCCGACATCGGCGAGCTTGATGTCGATCTCGAACGGGAACGTGTGGTCCGTCCCGGCCTGGATTCCGACGATCGCCCGGTTCTCCTTGGGTGCCTTCTTCGTCTTGATGGTGATCTTCTCGGTGCCCTCGGGCTGCTTGCCGGCCTTCTCGGCCGCTGCCGCCGTCTTGGCCGGGATCACCGTGAAGGTGACGTTCTCCCCCGGCTTGTGCTTGGTGACGAGCTTCGCGACGTCCTCGGGCTGCTTGACCGCCGTACCGTCGACCGCCTTGATCACATCACCGGCGTGCAGCTTGCCCTGCGCGGGGCTGTCCTTGATCACCGTGGAGACCACGACGCGCGACGTCACCGGGATGCCCAGTTCGGTCAGGGCGGCGACCTTGGCGCTCTCCTGGGACTGGCTGAACTCCTCGGCGTTCTCCTGCGTCGACTGCTCCTCGGTCTGGCCACCCGGGTACAGCGTGTCGTGCGGAACGACCACGCCGTCGTGGGCCAGCCAGCCGTAGACGGCCTCGACGAGGTTCATGTTGTAGTCGGCGCCGGTGACCCTGACCGTCGTCATGTTGAGATTGCCGGACGTCTTGTACGTCGGATGCCCGGAGATCTGCAGGACCGGCTCGCCGTCGACCTTGCCGAGCGTGTTCACGGTCGGCCCGGGAGACATCTCCGAATACGGCACTGGGATCAGCACGCCTGCGCAGAGCAGCGCGATGAGGATCAGCGTGGAGGCGAGCATCGTCGCGGTGCGGCGTGGCATGGAACGACAGTACGGGAAGGGTCTCTCAGTGCACCGCCGGGGCCGGTCCGTACGGGGCGGAGGGCCGGGCGTCGTGCTGTGCCGAGTGGCGGGGGTGTCGGCGCCGGGATGAGGATTGGCGACTGCGTACGTTCGGTGGTGCGTCAGGCAGCGTCGGAACCGGAGTCGGTTCTCTCCATCGCTTCACGGAACCGGGCATATCCGGCGAGTTCGGTGACATCACCGGTCGTGCGATTACGGGCGGCCCAGCTTCCCCATATCGCAGCACCGAAAGCAGCGAAAAGCGGAATCAGCAACCAGGCGAGTGCTGCCATCACTACCTCCCCACGCCATGAGCGACCGCAACGAACCGATCAGCAGATTAGTCTTCTGCAGATCCAACGCTCACGGCAGGGGTGCGGTTACGCAAATCGGGGCCGATGTCGCCGGTCCGGTTTGCGCTCAGCAGGCGCCCACCCACTCCTCCGTACCGTCGGAGAACCGCTGGTGCTTCCAGATCGGAACCTCGTGCTTGAGGTCGTCGATGAGCTTGCGACACGCCGCGAATGCCTCCGCACGGTGCGGGCAGGAGACGGCGACGACCACAGCCAGGTCCCCGACCTCCAGCTCACCCACACGATGGACAGCTGCCAGTGCCCGGACCGGGAACTCGGCGACGACCTTCTCGGCCACCCGGCGCATCTCGTCCTGCGCCGACGGATGGCAGGAGTAGCCGAGCCCGCCGACGTCCTGGCCGCCGTCGTGATTGCGCACCGTGCCGACGAAGAGCGCCGTGCCTCCAGCGGCGTCGTCCCCGGCGGCGCGGAAGATCTCGTCGACGGACAGCGGCGTGTCCCGGATCTCCAGCAGCCGGATCGGGTCCTGCGCCGCCTGCTCACCGGGGTGGTCATGGGTGGGTGCCATGGCGCCCATGGTGCCGCACGGCACCGACATCGCGGAATAGCGCTTTCCACCGGCGGGCCGCCGGCCGCCTTGGAGCCTCCTACAGCCACCGGGGCGCCCGGCCCGGTCCTGCCCGGACACACCGCGGCCGGACACGTCTCAGATGCGGCGGCGGGCCTTGCGGGCACGGCGGACCAGGGCGGCGGTGCCGAGCAGCGCCACGGTCGCACCGGCGGCGCCGGCCGCGGTGGCGTCCTTGCGGCCGAGCCTGCGCCCCGCGACGGTGTGGCGGCCCTCGACCTCTTCGAGGAGGGCGGCGAGCACTTCCTCGTTGGTCCACCCGGGACGCCAGCCGGCGTCGTGCAGACGGCTCACGCTGACCACCCAGGGGTGCATCGTGTACGCGAGATCTCCCGCCGGGGACGGGGTGAGGCCGATCCGGTGCAGCCGGGCGGCGGCGCCGAGGGCGACCGCGGAGGGCAGTTCCATCCGGCGGACGCCACTGAGCTCCTCGACCTCCTGCTGTTCCAGCCAGCCGTCGCAGCCGACCGCGAACTCTCCGTCGATCTTCTCCAGCGCGGCGTACTCCAGGGCCGTGACCAGGTCGTCGACATGGCAGAACTGCCAGGTGGGGCGCGATCCGGCGACGACCAGGAGGCGCGGCGACTCGAAGTAGCGGGTCAGCGCCGTGTCCGTACCGCCGACCAGGACAGTGGGGCGGACCACGGTCACGTTGAGGCCGGGATGGGCGCGGGGTGCGCGACGCCCGAGCCGTTCGATCTCCAGGAGGTCGCCGACGCCGGTGGCCTCCGCCGTGGCACGCAGTTCGGCGTCCTCGGCGAGCGGGATGTCGTTGTCGGGAAGCGCCCCGTAGACCATCGCCGAGGTGCAGAGCACGACCCGGTGGACCCCCACGGCCGCGGCGGCCGTCAGCACGGTCTGGGTGCCGCGGACGTTGTACGCGGTACGGGCGGCGGGGTCGGTCTCCAGGTCGAGATCGAGTGCCAGGTGGACGACGACGTCCGCGCCGCGCAGCTTCTCGGCGATGGCGGGATCCCGTACGTCGAGGATGTGCCAGATCGCCTCGGAGACCTCGCCGCGGCGCTCGTCGATGGCGATGACCTGCTTGATCTCCTCGGAAGCCGCGAGGCGCGCGGTGAGCAGCTCACCGACGCCGGTCGCGGCACCGGTGACCGCGACGACGGGGCCGCGGCTCTTGGAGCGGCTCTTCGAGGGTTTGCTCTCGGGCGAAAGGTCGGCCAGGTTTCGCGCTGCGCGAACCTGAGGATCTGGGGAACTCACCGGGCGTCTCCAGCGGTTGTCTTCAGTACGTACCCGAATGACGCGTACGTACCAGGTGGCGTCCATCCTGCCGCAGGCCGGGAGTCGGCGGAGCACTGAGGCCCCGAGCGGGCTTGGTGTCTACGCTGGATGGTGATGTCGGGCAGTCGCCGTCGGTTCGAGCCGGCGGCCCTACGAGCCGAGGAAACCCGTGAGTGACACCCCATTCGGATTCGGCCTTCCGCCGGAGGAGCCGGAAGACGGCGACGAGGGCAAGAAGAAGGACCCCGCCGGAGGTGGGCAGGGTTCGGGCGGGCCTGCGAACCCGTTCGGCTTCGGGCCGGGCGCGGGCGGGGACAACCCGTTCGCGGCGATGTTCGGCACGATGAACCCGAACGACCTGGGAGCCGCCTTCCAGCAGCTCGGCCAGATGCTGAGCTACGAGGGCGGTCCCGTGAACTGGGACATGGCCAAGCAGATCGCCCGCCAGACGGTCGCCCAGGGCACCCCGGACGGCACGAAGGACGCGAGCGTCGGTCCTTCGGAGCGGGCCGCGGTCGACGAGGCGCTGCGGCTGGCCGACCTCTGGCTGGACGGCGTGACGTCGCTGCCGTCCGGTTCCGTCTCGACCGTGGCGTGGAGCCGTGCGGAGTGGGTCGAGGCGTCCCTCCCCGCCTGGCAGAAGCTGGTCGACCCGGTGGCTGAGCGCGTCGGCCTCGCCATGGGCGATGTGCTGCCCGAGGAGATGCAGGCGATGGCGGGCCCGCTGATCGGCATGATGCGGTCGATGGGCGGCGCGATGTTCGGCCAGCAGATCGGGCAGGCCGTGGGCGTGCTGGCGGGCGAGGTCGTCGGCTCGACCGATATCGGACTGCCGCTGGGCCCGGCCGGAAAGGCCGCGCTGCTCCCGCTGAACGTCGAGAGATTCGGCAAGGACCTGAGCGTGCCGCAGGACGAGGTGCGGCTGTATCTCGCCCTGCGTGAGGCCGCCCACCAGCGGCTCTTCGCCCATGTGCCGTGGCTGCGCTCGCACCTGTTCGGCGCGGTCGAGGGGTACGCGCGCGGCATCAAGGTCGACACCAGCAAGCTGGAGGACGTGGTCGGCCAGTTCGACCCGTCGCAGCCCGAGCAGCTGCAGGACGCCCTTCAGCAGGGCATGTTCCAGCCGGAGGACACGCCGGAGCAGAAGGCCGCGCTGGCCCGGCTGGAGACGGCGCTCGCGCTGGTCGAGGGCTGGGTCGACGCGGTGGTGCACGAGGCCGCGAAGGCCCGGCTGACGTCGGCCGACGCACTGCGCGAGACGATGCGCAGGCGGCGCGCCTCCGGTGGTCCGGCCGAGCAGACCTTCGCCACGCTGATCGGCCTCCAGCTGCGGCCTCGGCGGCTGCGGGACGCCTCGCGGCTGTGGGCGTCGCTCACGGACGCACGCGGTCTCGACGGTCGTGACGCGCTCTGGGCGCACCCGGACATGCTGCCGACCGCCAACGACCTGGACGACCCGGACGGGTTCGTGCACCACGAGCAGCTGGACTTCTCCGAGCTGGACAAGATGCTCGGCGAGGCCGCGAAGGGTACCCAGACGCCCGCGGACGACCAGCGCGACACCGGTGACCGGGGCGACGCGGACGGCAAGGGCGGCAGCGACAGCAAGGACGACACCGACCAGTGAGCCTGTACGACGACGCAGTCCTCGTACTGAAGAAGTACGAGTCATCGGCCGACCCGGACCAGGAGCAGCTGCGCCAGGTCTATCTGGACCATCTGTCGCGGCACCCGGACGGCATGTGGAAGGCCTGCGGGGCCGGGCATCTGACGGCCAGCGCGCTGGTCGTCGATCCGGAGCGCGGCCGGGTTCTGCTGACGCTGCACCGGAAGCTGCAGATGTGGCTGCAGATGGGCGGGCACTGCGAGCCCGAGGACGGGACGCTGGCTGCCGCGGCGCTGCGTGAAGCCACCGAGGAGTCCGGCATCAGCGGTCTGACCCTGCTGTCGGGCGGCCCGGTGGTGCTGGACCGGCATGCGATCCCGGCACCCTGTCACTGGCATCTCGATGTGCAGTACGCGGCACTGGCTCCGTCGGGCGCCACGGCGCAGATCAGCGACGAGTCGCTGGATCTGCACTGGTTCCCGTACGACGAGGTGGCCGAGGTGGCCGACGCCTCGGTCGTACGCCTGGTCGCGCGCACACGCGCGGCCCTGGAGAACGGCCGGCAGCTGTAACGGACCGCAACGGGTAAGGGGCGGCCTCCCAGGAGGCCGCCCCTTACCCGTGTCCATGCGGTGCGGCTCAGTTCCAGGCGTTGTTCTGGTTCTGGCCGTGCGCTCCCTGCTGGCCCATGCCGTACTGGGCGCGCAGGCCCTGTCCGATCTGGGCGCTCTGCGGGGGCAGCACCTCGCTGGGCTGGACCAGGGCGAAGCCCTGTCCGAGGAAGCTCAGCTCCCAGCCCTCGCCGGTGTTGCCGCGCCGCCGCCAGACCCCGGAGGAGTGCGTCTGGGCCTGCATCTGCACCCGCAGCGAGCTGGACCAGGCGATGATCGCATCGGCGTCGACATTGACGTACTTGTCGGGTGTGACCTGCATCATCAGCGGCTGGCCCGAGGTCATCAGGGCGACCTTGCCGGTGCCGGAGATGTTGAGCTGGTACTTGCCGGTGCCCGAGATGCCGTACTGGCTGTCCACGGCGATGACCTCGGTGTGCAGCGACGAGTCGAGCGCCAGGACGTAGGCGCTGTCCACCGTCATGCCGTCGTGGTCGACGTCCACGACGTGGACGTACTGCGCCAGGTTGGCGAGGTAGACGGTGCCCTGCCCGGAGCAGCGCATCAGGTCGAGGCCCTCACCGGTGGTCGCGCGGGCGCGGCGCTGCCCGTGCGACTGGTACTCGCCGTCGAACTCCATCAGCCCCTGGTAGGCGACCATGGCGCCCTTGCGGGCGAGGACGTCGTCGCGACCGGTCAGCGAGACCCGCAGGAGCTGCGGGTTCTGCACGGTGTACCGCTCCTGGGACTGCTGTTCCGTGTAGCTGAAAAGCGGACTCTGCATGGTGTGTTCTCCCTCCCCCTCAGTTCCGGATCCGCAGGCGGTCCGTACTGTCCTCGCTCGGCTGGACGACGACGATGCCCTGGCCGGAGAACGCCATCTGGTACGCCTCGCCGCTTCCGCGCCCGATGAGCGACGAGGCCTTGAAGCTGCGCTTGCCCTTCACCTTGAGGTTCGGGGACCACGCCACGAGGGCGTCCGGGTCGACGTAGGTCTCGTCGTCGCCGCGTCCGCAGTCCACGACGATCGGCGTGCCGCGCGAGGTGATGGCGACCCAGCCGGTGCCGGCGATGCAGACGTTCCACAGGCCCTGGCCGGCGAACTTGGCCAGCCCCTTGACCCGCTCGACGCCCCAGGTGAGGTGGCCGTCGAAGGCCAGGACGTTGGTGCCGTTGACCGAGAGCGAGTCGTTGTTGAGATTGATGACGACCACATCGGCGCCGTAGTCGGCGAGGTAGAGCAGCCCGTCACCGGCGCACTTCATCAGGGGCGCGCCCTCGCCGGTGATCCACTGGGAGGCGATCTGACGGACGGCGGGCGGATTCGGTTCGTACTGGATGAAGCCCTCGTACGACACCATCGAGCCGGTACGCGCATAGAGGTCCTGGCCGGTGGCCATGGCGACCTTGAGCATCGTGCGGCCGTGGTTCTCCATCCGGGCCGTGACGGGGGTCGGGGCGAAGCCCGCGAGTTGCTGGTTCATGACGGGCTCCCTCAGACCTCGTAGGGCTGGACGACGATGAAGTTGCCGGGCGCTCCCCGGAACTGGAGGTTCACGGTCTCTCCGCTGTGCCCGGGGTACGCGTTGCGGCGCAGTCGGACCTGGCTGGAGATGATCACCTGGGACGCCGACGACCAGGCCACGATGGCGTTGCAGTCGGCGAACGTGGTCGGCGTGACCGGCAGGACGACGGGAACCCCGTGGGTCTTGACGATGACCGTCCCGGTGCCCTGGAACTGCATGGTGAACAGGGCGCCACCAGGGATGCCGTGGCCCTCGATCCTGCGGACCTCGTGCTGCAGCGACTCGTCGAAGGCGAGAACGCTCTCCGCCGAGACGCAGATGCCGTCGCCCTGGAGCTCGATGGCGTGCAGATGGGAGCCGTCCTCGGCGAGGAAGACCTGCCCGCGGCCGGTACAGCGCATCAGCTGCATCTCCTGGCCGGTGGCATTGCCGACGATGCGGCCGGCGAAACCGGCGCCCTTGTAGCTGAAGTCGACCTTGCCCTGGTACATCACCATGGAGCCCTGGCGGGCGAGCACCGGCGTACCGCCCATGGTGAGGTCGACCCGCATGAGCTGCTGGTTCTGCGGGGTCCAACGCTGGCCGGTGGCCGTCTCCTTGTACGGCTGGAGCGCGGCCTGCAGGCCGGCGCCGGCCGCCTGCGGCACCCCTTGCGGTACGCCCTGGGGCATGCCGGGGGGCTGCTGCCCGTACGGAGCCGGAGCCTGCTGCCCGTAGGGGGCGGCGGGCACGGGCTGGCCCGGGACCTGTCCGAACTGCGGCTGCTGGGGCGGCTGGCCCGGCTGTCCGTACGGAGCCGGGGCGGGCGCGGGCGGTGGCACGGTGCCACCCATCGGCGCCATCGGCGCCGCGATCGTCGGCGCGGCATGCATCTGCTGCTGCGGGGTGGGCGCCTGCGCGGCCGGGGCCCCGAAGGACGGGGCGGGCTGCGGGACTTGGGAGGCCTGCGGGGCGGCCGGAGCACCGAAGGACGGGGCCGGGGCGGTCGCCTGCGGCGGCGGGGCGAACGACGGGGCGGCTGCCTGCTGCTGCGGCGCGGCGGGCGCCTCCTCGGCGACCTCACCGCCGAAGTTCTTCAGCAGCGCGTCGAGGCCACCGTCGAAGCCCTGGCCGACGGCCGCGAACCGCCAGACGTCCTTCAAATAGAAGTCGCCCAGCATCACCGCACGCTCGGTGGTGAACTCGGAGCCGGTGAAGGCGTACCTGACGACTTCCTCGCCACCCGCGACGATCCGGATGTACCCAGGACCGACCTGCGACATCTGCCCCGCACCGTCGATGGTCGCGGTGAACGACAGCTTGTGGATGTTCGCCGGAATGCGGTCCAGAGTGACGCGGAACGACTCGGTGTCACCGGCCTGGGCGCCGAGGAGCTGAATGGACTCCTCGGGCGACTTCGGCTGATTGAAGAAGATGAAATACCGGTCGTCGGAGAGCTGCTCGTTGGCATCGAGGCCGAAGCAGCTGATGTCAAAGGTCAGTCCCGGGCCGGAGATCTGCACACCTACGTACAGGTCCGTCCCCGGCGTGAGATCGCTGATCTTGGCCTTGTGGCCGCGTTGGAATTCCCTTGCCATGCGTAACGACCGTCCCCCATCCCGAATGTGAATGCGTCGCGCCAGGCTAGCCGCAAACTCCGACATTGAGCTGAGTCGGTACACACCCGGTACAGAAT harbors:
- a CDS encoding zinc-dependent metalloprotease, with amino-acid sequence MSDTPFGFGLPPEEPEDGDEGKKKDPAGGGQGSGGPANPFGFGPGAGGDNPFAAMFGTMNPNDLGAAFQQLGQMLSYEGGPVNWDMAKQIARQTVAQGTPDGTKDASVGPSERAAVDEALRLADLWLDGVTSLPSGSVSTVAWSRAEWVEASLPAWQKLVDPVAERVGLAMGDVLPEEMQAMAGPLIGMMRSMGGAMFGQQIGQAVGVLAGEVVGSTDIGLPLGPAGKAALLPLNVERFGKDLSVPQDEVRLYLALREAAHQRLFAHVPWLRSHLFGAVEGYARGIKVDTSKLEDVVGQFDPSQPEQLQDALQQGMFQPEDTPEQKAALARLETALALVEGWVDAVVHEAAKARLTSADALRETMRRRRASGGPAEQTFATLIGLQLRPRRLRDASRLWASLTDARGLDGRDALWAHPDMLPTANDLDDPDGFVHHEQLDFSELDKMLGEAAKGTQTPADDQRDTGDRGDADGKGGSDSKDDTDQ
- a CDS encoding NUDIX hydrolase, translating into MSLYDDAVLVLKKYESSADPDQEQLRQVYLDHLSRHPDGMWKACGAGHLTASALVVDPERGRVLLTLHRKLQMWLQMGGHCEPEDGTLAAAALREATEESGISGLTLLSGGPVVLDRHAIPAPCHWHLDVQYAALAPSGATAQISDESLDLHWFPYDEVAEVADASVVRLVARTRAALENGRQL
- a CDS encoding AIM24 family protein, whose product is MQSPLFSYTEQQSQERYTVQNPQLLRVSLTGRDDVLARKGAMVAYQGLMEFDGEYQSHGQRRARATTGEGLDLMRCSGQGTVYLANLAQYVHVVDVDHDGMTVDSAYVLALDSSLHTEVIAVDSQYGISGTGKYQLNISGTGKVALMTSGQPLMMQVTPDKYVNVDADAIIAWSSSLRVQMQAQTHSSGVWRRRGNTGEGWELSFLGQGFALVQPSEVLPPQSAQIGQGLRAQYGMGQQGAHGQNQNNAWN
- a CDS encoding AIM24 family protein, whose translation is MNQQLAGFAPTPVTARMENHGRTMLKVAMATGQDLYARTGSMVSYEGFIQYEPNPPAVRQIASQWITGEGAPLMKCAGDGLLYLADYGADVVVINLNNDSLSVNGTNVLAFDGHLTWGVERVKGLAKFAGQGLWNVCIAGTGWVAITSRGTPIVVDCGRGDDETYVDPDALVAWSPNLKVKGKRSFKASSLIGRGSGEAYQMAFSGQGIVVVQPSEDSTDRLRIRN
- a CDS encoding TerD family protein, producing the protein MAREFQRGHKAKISDLTPGTDLYVGVQISGPGLTFDISCFGLDANEQLSDDRYFIFFNQPKSPEESIQLLGAQAGDTESFRVTLDRIPANIHKLSFTATIDGAGQMSQVGPGYIRIVAGGEEVVRYAFTGSEFTTERAVMLGDFYLKDVWRFAAVGQGFDGGLDALLKNFGGEVAEEAPAAPQQQAAAPSFAPPPQATAPAPSFGAPAAPQASQVPQPAPSFGAPAAQAPTPQQQMHAAPTIAAPMAPMGGTVPPPAPAPAPYGQPGQPPQQPQFGQVPGQPVPAAPYGQQAPAPYGQQPPGMPQGVPQGVPQAAGAGLQAALQPYKETATGQRWTPQNQQLMRVDLTMGGTPVLARQGSMVMYQGKVDFSYKGAGFAGRIVGNATGQEMQLMRCTGRGQVFLAEDGSHLHAIELQGDGICVSAESVLAFDESLQHEVRRIEGHGIPGGALFTMQFQGTGTVIVKTHGVPVVLPVTPTTFADCNAIVAWSSASQVIISSQVRLRRNAYPGHSGETVNLQFRGAPGNFIVVQPYEV